ATCTGTTAAGAACAGAGGGATACGTGTAAAAGGACACCATTAGTACTGACAGCAAATGCTATGGCAAGAGAAGCAAGTTGTTTTGTCAAGATTTGGGTTGGAAAAGTGCTTAAAGGCTCAGGAGGTCAGTACATGAAGAAAACTAGAATGCTAAGGGATTAGGTGCACAGTAGAAGTTGGTGGGGAAATCACTTAGTTCATTTGCCTGGTTTacaatgccaacagcatggattcatgatcagacatgatcaccctcaggttaagccattACTAGTCATCTGTTTAACGAGAAAGCTGCACTACAGCGACTTTATCTTGACATTTGGTCAAACAGAAATTAGAAGGTTATGGGGCTGACTGGATTTGGGGGAAGGGATTAAGGCATTGTTCAAAAGGCGACAAGTGAAAAGGGAGAAGGCTTTAGAGGGTTAAGCAAGTGACCCCAAATACAGAAATAATCCATGAACTTCTACAGAGAAAATTGAGAATAAGGAATATGTTTAAATGGCGATGGGAATACTTGTTCTTACCTTGAGAAATCAAAAATATTACCCCGAAACAGAGTAATGTGCCCTTCAGGAGTCTGAAATTAAACAGTGTAAAGCAATTAAGTGTCaaaattagattttttaaaattgcccCACTTCTGCTGATTCTTGCCCCTGCTCTGGCTTTTCTTAGAAAGAAGGCTGGCTAGTTTGTCCCTCTGCCCCTTCTTGTTTACTAAATGAAAGCTCCATatttctgacaggagattccAATCAGGTCTCTTTCAGAAATGTACAACTGCACATCCATTGTGGCAGTACTCATATAGCGCAGACCATGCTCCCTTTTCACAGCAGGTGGCTGCCATTTTCTGACATTTGGAGGCCCAGAATCACAGACTGCCGCTTTGACAGCTACAATTAAACTAAGTACAGAAGGTAAGTGTCAGCTTAGGATACTGGAAGGGTAGGATAGCAGGTGGGATAGGGCACCATACGAGTAGGAGGTAAGTTGGTAGGTAGGGTACCAGGTAGTTAGGATGCCAAGTTGGTAAGACATACGTTGCCAGAGTGCAAGGGGACAGTTAAGTGGTACAGAGTAAGTCTTAGGTCCTTGAGTGTGGATCGGTGGGAATAAGGTCTACAATGGGGGAAGGAGTGATGGTAGCAGGTCTGGTGCAAGGGAAGGGTGACTTGGGGGAATGTGGGAGTGAGTCCGGAGCAGGGGAATGGAGTGGTGGTGGTATGATGGCAGGTCAAATGCAGGGGAAGGGATGGTGACTGGGTTCAAAGCAAGAGAAGGATTGAACAGGGAAATAGGGAAGAGGGCtggagtggggggaagggaagTGCAGTACTCCCAGTCGGACATTATGCCAAAGGCCGTGCAAAGTTTCAGCACTTCCACTGTCACGGGCTAATTCTTGTGAGCTCTTAAGAAACTGGAAGGCCAATTACTTATGGTTCTTTGAATTGGCAGAGTTTAGAAAACATTAATTTAGGAAACATTGTTTGGTAATAGCCTTATTATTTATAATTAACCCATAGGGAAAATTGCTTGTCTACAATAATGTATCAAGTAAATTTCTAGCCATACTGTATTAGTAATTTTCTATGTAAAACCACAGAAACATAAATTGATGAACAGTTATCATTACCTTATAGATTTCTGCATCTGGTATCCCTGGAACAGGTTCTTGAATGTAGGACAGATTCTGTTCGGTGAAAAATTGCTTTATTGCAATTTCAGATATTTCTACACCAACAATAGTGTTCCCCTGATCAGCAAGCCTACAGTTAAGAGACGAAATGAAGAGGCCCTGTTATCATTCATAGGCAAGCGAATCTTAGAACTCAGTCAGGTCATTCACGTTTCAGTATGCATATAAAtgcaaaatttgaaacaaaaaactCAACTAGTTTCTCAGTTGTATCTTTATGCCTTGTCATTACAACTATAAAATAACTGATGCAGcctttatttttaattgaattaaatGTTTCACAGTAAAAGAATCAGCCCTGGCTGCTTGAAGTGTATCGTAATATCAAATAAATCGCCAAACCTAAACCGAGTGAACACAGTTCACAGCACTGCCCTGGTCAACAGCATATATTGAAATCAGTACAggttcacaaaaaaaaattgaataaggACAGACAGTTTACTCAGTCAGATTACTACTCAAAGCAGTCAAGATGAAAATCCAATCCAAAGGCTCTCAAACTTTGTGCCTATTAAAGTTCTCGAGAGTTCTCACAAGTTCAAAAGGTATGAATAAAGGGCAAAGTACTATAGTCCTACAGGACCATAGGATgactctctcattacagagaggcATCTGATGATTTAACtggagggtcaccatacctcaaaCCAAGATAGATGTTGAAACAGGAGAAGTTCTTCgtggtaatctcagctggtgaGGGGATTAAATCCAATTGTTGGCATGACCATCACAAAACAAGCCATCCAGCTAAAATGAGCAAGCTGaccgccccccaccaaccccccccaccccgccccactGATTTTAATCAATCTAGTAGTTTATACTGGTGACATCTGTTATTGTGAGCAGCTGGAGATTAAAGAACTTTCTGTGCAGGCAGCCAAAGTTGCAGGTGCACATTCGATGAAGGTTTAAAAGCCATCATCACCGACAACTTGAATTTAATaatgttttcaaaattaattCCCTTGATTTAGAAGGGAATAGTAAGAGAAACAAAATGGTGAGTCACAGGACAGTGACTAGAACACAGGCCTGGGGAATGGGTTCTCAGAGGTGGATTACTGAGGGGAAGGAAGTATGGCACGGGTTGTGCGTAGCAAGAACATCCAAAGATTTTAGGATAAGAATGAGGACAGCAAGCTTaatgacaatttttaaaataacttcAATTTTAGTCcacatttttaaagtttaaagATACACCATTGTCGTGCGCAGGATTTTTAAACAATTAATTCACACGATGTGGGGATTCATTGCTGGACCAGTACATATTGCCATCTCTAATTACCTTGGATTACAAGGtagtgacctgccttcttgaggCACTGCAGTCAACAGACatatacccacagtgctgttaagaagggagtTCAAGACTTTTCATCATGGTATAGTGAAAGGACAGTGACAGTTTCAAAATCAGGACAGTTTCAAAATCAGGATTATGTGTTGCTTGGAGAAGAACTTACAGGTGGCAAAGCTCTCATGTATCTGCAGTCtgtgtccttctaggtggaaatgATCAAGGTTTGGACAGTGTTGTCAGAGAACCTTTGGCGAGTTCCTGCTGCAGTGTTACTTGAGGACCtctgaaggaggccaagatggattaaccactcagcaattctggctgaagatggatgcaaTTGTTACAGTTTGGTCTTTTATACTGATGTGCTTGTCTCCACTGTCATTGAGGATGACAATATTTATGGAGCCTCCACATCCTGCTGATTGGACAATTgtccagcaccatttgtgactggaTGTGGCATAACCTCAGAACTTaattctgatctgttggttgtgggatggcTCAGTTCTGTATTATCGCATGCTGTTTACCCTGCTTGGCGTGCAggtcctgtgttgtagcttcaccagattgacaacTCATTTCAGCTGCTGGGACTGCTcctgttcctggcatgccctcctgcgaTCTTCTTTGAATGCAGAATGCGCACTAAATATTAGCAACTAGCAATCGAGACTCAAGTAGAACATTTATGCtgcaataaaacttttttttaaaaatgagtatTTCAATCAGGTTAATGAATTATGACCAAACATCACCAATATATAGTTAAATCTTAGAATTAAGCATTTACAAAATGAGAAGAGCCACTTTAATGTATCATGACCATTACTGCAACCTGAAAATGCTCAAAAACCAGGTGAAGTTCaacaaataatcaagaaagctgatGAAATGGTGACCTTTGTAACCAAAAGACTGGAGTACAAGGATATACAAGTAATGctacagttatacaaaaccctggttagactccACTTAGCACTATTAGCAGATCTGGAGACCACACTTTAGGAACAATATATTGACCTTGGAGTGAGTACAtacataggtttacaagaatgatatctgGATTAAGACAGGGTaaacaaagataaattatttctactagttggggattccagaacttgGAGGCATTGTTTGAGCATTGGAGCCAGACTGTtcagaagcacttctacacacaaagggtggcagATGTCTGGAACTCCCTTCAATAAacggcagtggatgctggatcagttattAGTTTTAAATCTAAGTcagttttttttgttaagcaaaggtataaAGGAATGTAGGCTAAAGAGAGGTGTGTGGAGTATGGCCTCTGATCTCATTGATCAGCAGAATAGGATCAAGGGGCTGaagacctactcctgttcctatgctccaattttaaaaaacaatatttattttatGTCAGTATGTAGCAAATTACAAATTTCAGTCAAAACCATAAATGGTGCTGGCAAGTTAAACCTTTGAGAAAGGGTTCTAATAGCTGGGATTGCCGTTCCAAAACCCTGTGAACAATGTTGGAATAATGAAATGTTAGCGGAATAAAAAGTGCACCCTCCATTCTCATCAATCATTCAAATGTTTAACATGTGCCAGGCATTTGCTTACCATTTCATGTCCACTGCCTTTCCACAAAGTGGAAAAAAGATACGGATTTGCTTTCTCCCATTGAGCATAACATCCAGGTGTCTTTTCAACATTCTGCAGATTAAGAGCAGTTAAAAGACAAGCATTATCTgacagttaaaaacaattaaatgTGGAAGTTACAACTAGTTTAGCAGTCGTCAATATAATTTAAAGGTTTTCTACTTTACTCATAGATAGCATATTTCCAATTTTACACATTTCCTCCCAGTTGAAAGTGCTGGCACATTTATAGCTCATCTTTTTTCTCACAATCCACTGTGTCCCCATCTGATAATTACTTGGATTTTTAAATTGCAGATGATTTCGACATACAACTTGTATTTCCGCTGTCTCACACCTTCATTGCAACCTTGTCCTTCTGCTTTTCCTCGATTAAAACATTCAAGGACAGCCACGTGGCCAGGCAGTGTGGAAGAGAGAGCTGCAAGAACAGCACGTGAAGTGGAGGAAACACCACTCACTTTCACATTTGCAGCCAGAACCTCAGACACTAGCATTGTGCATACTTTATGGGGAAGCTTAGAAGCAGAATCTACATGTGATGAGACATGAATATAGTGGATGCTAgtacattgaataaatttaaagagaAGATAGACAGATATTTAATTAGTAACTGGTTGAACGGTTATGGGAAGTGGGCAGGAGAGTGGAATTGAGATGGAGATGAGATCAgctatgaatggtggagcagtctggAGGGCATGAAATGCCCactcctactcctagttcttatgtttacAACAGTTCACTTGCTAGAGGGCAAGATCAGACACAGGTTCCAGAAGAGGACTTTGATGAAGTGGTTAATAGAAGGCTAGTGGTTACATACTGAAATGCTTGATGCATTGGCGTGCCTGTCAAAAGCCTGTGCTCAGTGTCAGGAGTGCTGAAGACTCTGATATAACACACAGCTTTCATTTGAGTTTGGAGCCCATTGCCAATTTCATAAGAACACCCGCCCATCCATGATGCAGCACGTAATAGCTAATATCTTGGCTTTTATTGTGAAAGACAGAAGCTTCTCAAATTCAGGATGCTTCAGTGAAATCTCAGGCAGAGGCCAAACTGGGTCTATTTGCTGCTTCACAAGTTCAGTCCACTGTTGTCTAAAGTGTTCaaatagatgtgcaggtcatcaAGGCAATCTAACATTCTGTCTTCCAAAACATTACTAGGTTTGTTGAGGTGATGTCTCAGGAGAGTGGCAGTGGCTCAGTGTAGCACAAAGGACCATGGACCTTTGTAAGACTGACCGCAATCACTTTCCCAACAGCATCACTCTGCCCAATGCCCTTGCAGTTTGCTATGAGCTGGCCACCTCAAATTGTGGCTGGTCATGCTATTCTGGCACCTTCTAGTGCCAGAACCAATCAAGGTTATCTTATAAGGCCATCTGAGTTCTTCCCCATTGAAAGCTAGCAATTTTTCACCAATTATGCTGCAAGCCCTGGCAGAGCGCTGCTTAGAAGCATTACAGCAAGCAAAGGCAACAAAACACAAACATCAAGGAAATACACAAGATGATTTCTTGACTTTTGTATGAAATTATGGGTAGTTGAATTTATTAATTTCATTCAGAATTTCTTTTATTTTAGTATTGTGGTCAAGAGAATGCTGCAATGGTTTGTAACAAATAATGTACTAACAGATGAGGTATGAGACTATTAGTGATCGGCAATTGTGGCTGTAATCACTCAATTAACAACCTTGCCACAAAATGAGATGTATTGGTTGCCTCCTCAATCTTCTCAGATGATGACTTTACAGTTGGTGGCAAAGACTGTTCCTTCAttctggcaattttttttttaaaaacagcagaCCATGACAAACCTTCTCCCACATTCTGCCTAGTGTTTCAGGGTTCCTCAAGAACAATCCAAGCAGCAGTGTTGTTAAAGCATCCCAAATCCCTGTCTGTCCGTGTTGCTTGTGCCCAAGTTCCTCAAAAAGGGGATACAAATGACTAAAGCAGTGTCTAGGAGCAGGTATTTTCTATAGAATCTTTGCAATCAGGACCAAGTTCTTCATTGCATGCCATAGCACTCCCTATAGTCTTCAACTTTAAATGTACATGCCATTAAATATTTCTACAAACTCAGCAAATAGACATCAATCAGCAAGTAACTTAAAAGTGAGATCGTTAAATTGTATTGGGGAAGTGGGTGGGGTGAGGTGGCGAATATgtgctcagtgctctgactgTGGTTTAGAGATAAAAATATCCAGAGCCCATACACCCAGAGTGGCTGTGCTGATGACAAATCAGTGATCCACACTGCTTTGTTGAAGTTTCATGTTGGCTGCAGACAGCCCAAACAATTTCCAAACATGGGGTCTTGTTTGATTACTGTGCGAGATCTGCAGACATCAAACAATAGCTTGCTGATTGTGAGTCAGTGATAAATTAATTGGCACTGGTGTGATGCAGGCTGGCAGGGCACTGTTGGGGAGGGGTACCGCCTGTGCCAAATTTTCATTGGTCAACTGCATGTTTTAAACATGAGAAATGGACAACGGGCTGCTGAAAATAACCTCCAGCAAACAACCACTTTGTCTGATTAGCATAGTTTTGAAAACCTTGTAAATTATTTGTATTGTATTGCAAAGATTTGTGTTACAATTTTATTGTTATACTCTACTTTTATATGTTTGTAGCTGATAGTGAATGATTTGATTAGAAGAGGGTTTATTTGGTAATGTGACAGAAAAGGACTGCTCCAATGGGCTTTCATTACTCAAGGAGACTTGATGGACAATATAATACCACAAGGTGACTGAACCACAAGACTGTTTAAAGCTTGGAATAAAATAGGAATGTAGCACTTActcatggacttcattaaggtgaAATCCAATTTGTTGCTTCTCCCAACTTGCAATCCAGTGTTCCAGAGTCAGGTCAGAGGGCTTCTTTCTTTCCAAAATGTTGATTGTCTTTCCAACAGCATCTGCTTCTGTAGACATGGCTAGGTTGAAAAAGTGGACATTAGATGTTTACCCAAAATATAAAAACAGCTTTGGCTGCTTC
This genomic stretch from Hemiscyllium ocellatum isolate sHemOce1 chromosome 34, sHemOce1.pat.X.cur, whole genome shotgun sequence harbors:
- the LOC132832198 gene encoding probable thiopurine S-methyltransferase isoform X1; translated protein: MCWGTAQAMSTEADAVGKTINILERKKPSDLTLEHWIASWEKQQIGFHLNEVHEMLKRHLDVMLNGRKQIRIFFPLCGKAVDMKWLADQGNTIVGVEISEIAIKQFFTEQNLSYIQEPVPGIPDAEIYKTPEGHITLFRGNIFDFSSSVAGQFDGIWDRGSLQPLNTSDRQRYSKLMITLMAKGCRYLLDTYVCTKTDFDGLPPKISESETRDLFGHACNIHLLDSTDKLIGKQKLFGLEGFIEEVHLITLKSDSS
- the LOC132832198 gene encoding probable thiopurine S-methyltransferase isoform X2 translates to MSTEADAVGKTINILERKKPSDLTLEHWIASWEKQQIGFHLNEVHEMLKRHLDVMLNGRKQIRIFFPLCGKAVDMKWLADQGNTIVGVEISEIAIKQFFTEQNLSYIQEPVPGIPDAEIYKTPEGHITLFRGNIFDFSSSVAGQFDGIWDRGSLQPLNTSDRQRYSKLMITLMAKGCRYLLDTYVCTKTDFDGLPPKISESETRDLFGHACNIHLLDSTDKLIGKQKLFGLEGFIEEVHLITLKSDSS